GCGGTGGTTCGCCCACGAAGATCACCTTGCCAATCAGCGGGAATCGGTGCGGCCCGGCGCAGTCCTGGCCGGTTGTCGTGCGTAGCCATGGTCTAGCGTCGCGCGACATGCGGACCCGAGCTGGGCTGGACCGAAACCGGTGTCCGGACCCGAGCTGAGCCCAAACCTACATCGGCGTCTGGACCCGGCCTCCGCCTGAATCCCGTCCCGACGTGTGGACCCGCATTGCGCCCGGATACCGGAGCCGAGCCCCGATCAGACGCGATCGCGAGCATCCGCGGAGTCCGCCGCCGGGGCGCGCCGTTGCTGCGGCGGTACCGGCACCGACGACGCCGACGACACTGACGGCGCCGGTGATGCCGGAGTCGATCGATGTGCCCGGAACCAGTGCAGCATCCGGTTCGGGCGGTGGCGGGAGCGGCCTGCGGCGCGCTGCAGTTCGGCGGCGCGGTACTCCACCTCGGCGCGGGTGGCGTCCAGGAAGCCTGCGTTCATCGGGGTTCTCCTCGGCACTCGATTCGTCATCAGAACGAAGTTCAGAGTGCGGCTGAGGCCCGCCCGGCCACATCGGATGATCGCCCAAACCCGAGCGCAAACCGGCCCCTTACCCACACCCAAGGCCACGGAAAGCCTGGTCGGCGAGGTAAGGGGCCGGAAAGAGGTGCGAGGCTCAGGCGGATTCCGAGCCGGCGCGTACGGCGGCGAGCAGCGCCCGCCAGCCCGAGGCGGGCAGCCGGAAGGCGCCCCCTTCGGGGTCCTTCGAATCGCGCACAGCGGCGCCGCCGTCGACGAAGGCGACCTCGACGCAGTCGTTGCCGCCGCCGCTGAAGCTGCTCTTGCGCCACTGCGCCCGGGAAAGGTCGTCCGGCATCATGGTCTCCACTTCCTCACTGTGTCTCGTTGCGAACCTGGGTCTCGGTTCCACGGTGGTGCACTAGCCCGCGCCGGCGGCCTGTTCGGCGAACCGGGCGGCCGCCTCGGCGATGAGCTCGACCGAGTCGTCCGGTTTCAGCGCGGCTGCGCGCAGATGGTCGAACATCAGCGCGTAGCGCCGGACGTCGTCGGGCTGCTCCAGGTACAGCCCGCTGGAGGTGCTGTCGTCCACGTAGACGACGTCGGGGTCGGCCTGCTCGGGGAAGCCCATGATCAGGAACGGGCCCTCCATCCCGGGATGCGCCCCAGCCCCGAACGGCACCACCTGGACGGTCACGTTCGGCTTCTCCGCCACCACGGTCATCCGCTGCAGCTGCTCGGCCATCACTTCCGGGCTGTCCACGACGCGATACAGCACCGCCTCGTCGACGACCACCCAGTACTCCGGCGGCGACGTGTCCTCGAGCAGCGCCTGGCGGGCCATCCGCGCGGCGACCCGGCGGCGGATCTCGGCGTCGTCCGCGTCCGGCCGGAGCGCGCGGATGACCGCGTGTGCATACCGTTCCGTCTGCAGCAGCCCCGGCACCAGCAGCGCCTGGAATGCGTGCAGTGAACTGGCGTCCGCCTCCAGCCCGACGAAGGTGCCGGTGAAGACCTCGTTGTAGGCGTGCCACCAGCCGCGTTTGCGCGCCTCGCGGGCCAGCTGCACGAGTGCTTCCTGCTCGTCGCCGGTGATTCCGTACAGGGCGAGCATGTCCCGGGCGTCGCGCGGGGTCACCCCGACGTGCCCGGTCTCGATCCGGCTGACCTTGGACGCGGAGCATTCCAGCTTCTCGCCGACCTCGTCGATGGTGAGGTCGGCCGCCTCGCGCAGCCTCCTCAGCTCGCTGGCGAGCCGCCGGCGGCGAACGGTGGGTCCCTGGCCTCTCGCCACGACAGCACCTCCGGTTCGTGTCCCGCATGCGCGCACCCGATGCCCGCACTACTTATCTAACCAGTTGCCCGGCCGGTTCGTGGAATGGTGACACCGCGACATTCCCAGGTCGGCGCCGATCCGGGTGCCGAACTGCAAAATGCAGGATGCGCTTGTACGCTGGCATTGTGCACCGCGGTCCGCCGAGGTCGCTGAGCAGGGTAGACGAGGACTCGCCGGGAAACGCGCGGAGTGCGCGGGCGTTTTCCCGGTGTCAGGTGCCCGGGGCTGTCCCCCGACCGGTCCCGGGCACCACCCGGCTTTCGCCGGAAAACATTCCCCGGCCGGTCATTCCCGGTCATTCCACGGCACGAAAGCATGGTTTTCCGCCGAGCCGGTCAACTCTGCGTACGACCCGGGACGCATTCAGCGCACTCGCAGCAGGCCCTCCCGCACGACGGTCGCGACGTGCTCGCCCTCGCGGGTGAAGAATCGTCCGGTGGCCAGTCCCCGGGCGCCCGAAGCGCTGGGCGAGGTGCTGTCGTAGAGGAATCATTCGTCCGCGCGGAACGGCCGATGGAACCAGAGCGCGTGGTCGAGGCTGCCGCCGAGCACCTCGTCCACGTCCCAGTACACGCCGTGGCGCGCGAGTATCGAATCGAGCAGGGTCATGTCCGAGGCGTAGGTAAGTACGCAGATGTGCAGCAGCTGCGCGTCCGGCAGGGTGCCATCGGCGCGCATCCAGACGCGGTTGTGCCCCGAGAAGGCCCGCTGGTCCGGGTGATCCACGGCGGGTCGCCGACGTAGCGGACGTCGATCGGGCGCGGCTGGCCCGTGAACCGCAGCGGAAGCCCTCGGCACGTTCGGCGAAGGTCGGCAGGGTCTCCGGGTCCGGCAACCTCGGGCATCGTCTCGGAGTGGTCGATGCCCGGCTCGTCGACCTGGAACGAGGCCGACAACGAGAAGATCGCCTTGCCGTGCTGGATGGCCACCACCCGCCGGGTGGTGAACGACCGGCCGTCACGGATGCGGTCCACCTCCTACACGATCGGGACGCTCGGGTCGCCGCCGCGGATGAAGCAGCGTGCAGCGAGTGCACCCGCCGTGTCTCCGGCACGGTGCGCCCGGCCGCCACCAGCGCATGCCCGGCCACCTGACCGCCGAACACCCGGACCGGGGATTGCGCGGGCGAGACGCCGCGGAGGACGTTCTCCTCGATCCGCTCCAGATCCAGCAGCGCGACGAGTTTGCCGAGCACGAGCCGGCCACCGCCACCGGGCACCGAGTCCAGTCCGGTGGCGGCCTGCCTGGCCATTTCCGTCATGTCCGGGAACTACCCCGCGCGGGGCGGGCACCGCTCAGGCGTGATCGTCCTCACCGAGCCGGTGCACGTGGATCAGGTTGGTGGAGCCGACGGTGCCCGGCGGGGAGCCGGCCACGATCACCACCAGATCGCCGCGCTGGTACTTGCCCATCTCCAGCATCGAGTGGTCGACCTGCTGGATCATCTGGTCGGTGGAGTCCACCCGCGGCACGATCTGGGTGGTGGTGCCCCAGGTCATCGCCAGCTGGCTGCGCACGCTCTGCTCCGGGGTGAACGCCATCAGCG
This Amycolatopsis sulphurea DNA region includes the following protein-coding sequences:
- a CDS encoding DUF397 domain-containing protein, encoding MPDDLSRAQWRKSSFSGGGNDCVEVAFVDGGAAVRDSKDPEGGAFRLPASGWRALLAAVRAGSESA
- a CDS encoding helix-turn-helix domain-containing protein encodes the protein MARGQGPTVRRRRLASELRRLREAADLTIDEVGEKLECSASKVSRIETGHVGVTPRDARDMLALYGITGDEQEALVQLAREARKRGWWHAYNEVFTGTFVGLEADASSLHAFQALLVPGLLQTERYAHAVIRALRPDADDAEIRRRVAARMARQALLEDTSPPEYWVVVDEAVLYRVVDSPEVMAEQLQRMTVVAEKPNVTVQVVPFGAGAHPGMEGPFLIMGFPEQADPDVVYVDDSTSSGLYLEQPDDVRRYALMFDHLRAAALKPDDSVELIAEAAARFAEQAAGAG